Proteins from a single region of bacterium:
- a CDS encoding DEAD/DEAH box helicase, whose amino-acid sequence MPSIRLSMAGSPPRIEVTREDVADSTWDEIATRIADDLPRAGAPLIVRPGKLLRERRSLRALLLRHQVDLRPDGPTVALLRQTANDDGALAAAISNPDATLPVPAKGDAIGELRLTRELRDFQKRDLGRLLFLRHGANFSVPGAGKTTVAYVLHAIERSRTRVDRMLVVCPISAFDAWENEVGRVFQHALTVARWRGGPMPRTDVVLTNYQRLPGALDTLCDWMAFHRVHLVVDEAHRAKRGTIGEWGRALLTLAPLAQRRDVLTGTPAPNHPKDVIALFDMLWPSGAASRRLPSDALRTDPPLSAMSDLNTAVSPLFVRTKKVELQLPPLEFNPIVVTPGPLQREIYAALRNRYAGMFELDRRDQDTFRKMGEVLMYLLQAASSPRLLSEFSRQARPYRYPPLAIPPGSRLAKLVDTYAEHEVPPKIAQACALLRANAAEGKKTLVWSNFPGNLLDLEQQVAALEPALIYGEIPTRESDFRSTRNREDELERFRIDDRCKVLLANPAAMSEGVSLHEVCHDAIYIDRTFNAGQYLQSLDRIHRLGLPPGTRTKITLLLGKGTIDEAVDRRVADKTQRLAGLLDDPHLVALSLPDDEDYGDPVDETDDLEEILAHLREGRSDERVP is encoded by the coding sequence ATGCCGTCCATCCGGCTGTCGATGGCAGGGTCACCGCCGCGAATCGAGGTCACTCGGGAAGACGTCGCAGACTCGACATGGGACGAAATCGCGACCCGAATCGCAGATGACCTCCCTCGCGCTGGTGCGCCGCTCATCGTCCGGCCCGGGAAATTGCTGCGTGAACGCCGCTCTCTCCGAGCCCTTCTACTCCGACATCAGGTCGACCTGCGGCCAGACGGACCCACCGTCGCGCTGCTGCGTCAAACGGCGAATGACGATGGAGCGCTCGCCGCCGCGATCAGCAATCCCGATGCTACCCTACCCGTGCCCGCTAAGGGGGACGCCATCGGTGAATTGCGCCTTACTCGGGAGCTCCGCGATTTCCAGAAGCGCGATCTTGGCCGTCTCCTCTTTCTTCGGCATGGCGCTAACTTCTCGGTTCCTGGTGCCGGGAAGACCACTGTAGCGTACGTACTTCACGCGATAGAGCGGAGTCGTACTCGCGTTGATCGCATGCTCGTCGTCTGCCCAATATCGGCGTTCGACGCCTGGGAGAATGAGGTCGGTCGAGTGTTTCAACACGCGCTTACCGTCGCGCGGTGGCGAGGCGGCCCAATGCCTCGGACAGACGTCGTCTTAACGAACTATCAGCGACTCCCAGGCGCTCTTGACACCCTCTGCGACTGGATGGCGTTCCACCGGGTTCACCTCGTCGTTGATGAAGCGCACCGCGCAAAGCGCGGGACAATTGGCGAATGGGGCCGCGCGCTGCTTACCTTGGCACCACTCGCGCAGCGTCGCGACGTGCTGACTGGTACGCCTGCGCCGAATCACCCGAAGGATGTCATTGCATTGTTCGATATGCTTTGGCCAAGCGGGGCAGCATCGCGGCGTCTGCCGAGTGACGCGCTTCGGACGGATCCGCCGCTCTCAGCGATGTCTGATTTAAACACGGCCGTCAGCCCACTGTTTGTTCGTACAAAAAAGGTTGAGCTCCAGCTCCCGCCCCTCGAGTTCAATCCCATCGTCGTCACGCCAGGCCCCCTTCAGCGTGAAATCTACGCGGCTCTCCGCAATCGCTATGCTGGCATGTTCGAACTCGATCGAAGAGACCAGGACACTTTCCGAAAGATGGGCGAGGTCCTGATGTACCTTCTTCAAGCCGCCAGCAGCCCTCGACTGCTATCGGAGTTCTCGAGACAAGCTCGGCCGTATCGTTACCCGCCCCTCGCTATTCCACCTGGGAGTCGGCTGGCCAAGCTTGTGGACACCTACGCTGAGCATGAAGTACCGCCGAAGATCGCTCAGGCTTGCGCACTCCTCCGGGCCAACGCAGCTGAAGGAAAAAAGACGCTCGTGTGGTCAAACTTTCCTGGGAACCTGCTCGATCTGGAGCAACAGGTGGCAGCCTTGGAGCCCGCTCTTATCTATGGCGAGATCCCAACCAGAGAGAGTGATTTCCGTAGCACGCGCAATCGCGAGGACGAGCTCGAGCGGTTTCGCATCGACGATCGTTGTAAGGTCCTTCTTGCGAATCCCGCTGCCATGTCTGAAGGGGTATCACTCCACGAGGTCTGCCATGATGCGATCTACATCGACCGCACGTTCAATGCCGGGCAGTACCTTCAATCGTTGGACCGTATCCATCGACTTGGACTACCACCAGGCACCCGAACGAAGATCACTCTGCTCCTCGGAAAAGGCACGATCGATGAGGCGGTAGACCGCCGCGTCGCTGACAAGACTCAGCGCTTAGCGGGGCTCCTCGATGACCCGCATCTTGTGGCCTTGTCGCTCCCTGACGACGAAGACTATGGGGACCCCGTCGACGAAACGGACGATCTCGAGGAGATACTAGCCCATCTGCGAGAGGGCCGGAGTGACGAACGCGTCCCCTAG
- a CDS encoding AAA family ATPase, with the protein MLLDEAASVQNAVRAATADGGELPARGLTSNAVDDVKAAAAALQRRAAELDADHAAMDPSESQELSELEARATLRENLQLVLDEVERQKRLAAYKQCLDDTGTNAITRKGTDLTKRLVTDRLKQSFKGELEQLEFTHLAVELREAGGARGALFHKLVFTNAPGVPVTNVLSEGESRTLSLAAFLTELSTGAGMSGIIFDDPVSSLDHVWRERIAKRLVKEAKRRQVIVFTHDVLFLRRLLDACPQEDVECQHQYVRRIDQSGFSSPELPWIAMNVKERIGRLRNQWQAADKLFRTGDIDGYESKARELYALLREAWEQGVSEVLLNDVVERCRQSVETQKVRFLHDITEGDCKAVDEGMSACSTWMRGHDHPPADGTPFPKPTDLQQRIQDLDEWVQRIRKRRSKWLTSSVI; encoded by the coding sequence ATGCTTCTCGACGAAGCGGCCAGCGTCCAAAACGCGGTGAGGGCCGCAACCGCTGATGGAGGTGAGCTACCGGCACGTGGACTCACTTCAAATGCGGTGGACGATGTGAAGGCAGCGGCGGCAGCACTTCAACGACGCGCCGCGGAGCTTGATGCTGATCACGCCGCTATGGACCCGAGCGAATCGCAAGAGCTAAGCGAGTTGGAGGCGCGCGCTACGCTAAGAGAGAATCTTCAGCTCGTTCTCGATGAAGTCGAACGGCAGAAGCGGTTGGCGGCATATAAGCAGTGCCTCGATGACACAGGGACGAACGCGATCACGCGAAAGGGCACGGATCTGACGAAGCGCCTCGTGACAGATCGCTTGAAGCAATCCTTCAAGGGAGAGCTCGAGCAGCTAGAGTTTACGCACCTCGCGGTGGAACTCCGGGAGGCTGGCGGCGCACGAGGGGCGCTGTTCCATAAGCTCGTGTTCACGAACGCTCCCGGTGTTCCCGTGACGAATGTGCTGAGCGAGGGAGAATCTCGAACGTTGTCGCTCGCGGCATTCCTGACCGAACTCAGCACCGGAGCGGGGATGTCCGGGATCATCTTCGACGATCCAGTCTCATCGCTCGATCACGTCTGGAGGGAACGTATCGCGAAGCGGCTGGTCAAGGAGGCAAAGAGACGCCAGGTGATCGTGTTCACGCACGACGTCCTGTTCCTGCGGCGCCTTCTCGATGCGTGCCCGCAAGAGGACGTCGAGTGCCAGCACCAGTACGTCCGACGGATCGATCAGTCCGGCTTCTCTTCACCGGAGCTGCCGTGGATCGCCATGAACGTCAAAGAGCGGATCGGAAGGCTTCGGAATCAGTGGCAGGCGGCCGACAAACTGTTTCGCACCGGAGACATCGACGGCTACGAAAGCAAAGCGCGAGAACTGTATGCGCTGTTGCGGGAGGCGTGGGAGCAGGGTGTCAGCGAAGTGCTTCTGAACGACGTCGTGGAGCGATGCCGCCAGAGCGTCGAGACGCAAAAAGTGCGCTTCCTCCACGACATCACCGAGGGCGACTGTAAGGCAGTCGATGAGGGAATGAGCGCGTGTTCCACATGGATGCGCGGGCACGACCATCCTCCTGCCGACGGCACGCCCTTCCCGAAGCCCACGGACCTACAGCAGAGAATCCAGGACCTGGACGAATGGGTCCAACGCATCCGCAAGCGACGCTCTAAGTGGCTGACTTCTAGCGTGATTTAA
- a CDS encoding DUF3883 domain-containing protein — protein MNGRACRIDQVRNSYRNLSTAGEHSASELTDGEHLLVRMGLLTRTSTILRPVACPELSPHDLDDHDLLHIFAGFAGGVCDGTSALDRGVGEFIKALGAAGEETVVAACRNDLCVRGAPDLAKDVERVSLISDRFGYDVRAPSIAGSPRLLEVKTQLGHLPAAFHFHLTRNEYAVGSDEPNWSLVACAARNAELADIQIGGWCTADTLRPYLPNDGNGRWSEAIVVLPKTALRGGLPPAIIE, from the coding sequence TTGAACGGCCGCGCCTGCAGGATCGACCAAGTTCGCAATTCCTATCGAAATCTCTCAACGGCCGGTGAGCACTCGGCTTCCGAATTGACGGATGGCGAGCATCTTCTCGTGCGAATGGGGCTGCTCACGCGCACGTCGACGATACTCCGTCCCGTTGCGTGCCCCGAATTGTCTCCCCACGATCTTGATGACCACGACCTATTGCACATCTTCGCCGGGTTTGCCGGCGGCGTCTGCGACGGCACTTCAGCACTAGACCGAGGCGTTGGTGAGTTCATAAAGGCGCTGGGGGCCGCAGGCGAGGAAACCGTCGTCGCGGCATGCCGAAACGATCTGTGTGTCCGAGGTGCACCCGATCTCGCAAAGGATGTCGAGCGGGTGAGTCTCATATCGGATCGTTTTGGATATGATGTTCGCGCCCCGAGTATTGCCGGCTCGCCAAGACTCCTCGAAGTAAAGACACAACTCGGGCACCTTCCCGCGGCCTTCCATTTCCACTTGACCCGCAACGAGTACGCGGTTGGAAGCGATGAACCTAACTGGTCGCTAGTTGCGTGTGCCGCAAGGAATGCCGAGCTTGCGGATATCCAGATCGGCGGCTGGTGTACCGCGGACACGTTGCGCCCATACCTCCCGAACGACGGCAACGGACGTTGGTCTGAAGCGATCGTAGTGCTACCAAAGACGGCGCTCCGGGGCGGCTTGCCGCCGGCGATCATCGAGTAA
- a CDS encoding IS256 family transposase, with product MPRSRTGTRAGEASRAVAVQVPLPLLAVLADAKTAFFGLCLTAGQQVFEAMMEHDRELLCGPKHVPNPARQAYRGGSVPSEVVLGGRRIVLPRLRARSVAGEELTLPSFAYASARDPLDAHTLETIAVGVATRKYRRTLDPLPAGVPARAVSKSAVSRRFVALTRARVATWLAAPLDGLDIRVVLIDGLHFREHVILLAVGLDAHGAKHTLALREGTTENATVCKALLADLRERGLDLDRPTLFVIDGGTGLRKALRESMGALAVVQRCQVHKLRNVLEHLPEALRPRIRRAMTEAYGLPDAALAKRRLTQLADGLERTHPGAAASLREGLDETLTLPRLGVTGALYRTLRSTNAIENLNGLVGRFIRNVRRWRDGRMLVRWIATALDDAKRSFRRVRGHAKLDALIRALDAGAVDTRKEVA from the coding sequence ATGCCGAGAAGTCGCACAGGAACGCGCGCGGGGGAAGCCTCGCGCGCCGTCGCGGTCCAGGTGCCGCTGCCGCTGCTCGCCGTCCTCGCCGATGCGAAGACGGCCTTCTTCGGGCTCTGCCTCACCGCCGGCCAGCAGGTGTTCGAGGCGATGATGGAGCACGACCGCGAGCTGCTCTGCGGGCCGAAGCACGTGCCGAACCCCGCGCGCCAGGCGTACCGCGGGGGCAGCGTGCCGAGTGAAGTCGTCCTGGGCGGGCGCCGCATCGTGCTGCCGCGTCTGCGCGCCCGCAGCGTGGCGGGGGAGGAGCTCACGTTGCCGAGCTTCGCCTACGCCAGCGCCCGCGACCCGCTCGATGCCCACACGCTCGAGACGATCGCCGTCGGCGTCGCGACGCGGAAGTATCGCCGCACGCTCGACCCGCTGCCCGCGGGCGTCCCGGCGCGGGCGGTGTCGAAGAGTGCCGTCTCCCGCCGCTTTGTCGCCCTCACGCGCGCTCGGGTCGCGACCTGGCTCGCCGCGCCGCTCGACGGCCTCGACATTCGCGTCGTGCTCATCGACGGCCTGCACTTCCGCGAGCACGTGATCCTCTTGGCGGTGGGTCTGGACGCGCACGGGGCCAAGCACACCTTGGCCCTGCGCGAAGGCACGACGGAGAACGCCACGGTCTGCAAGGCGCTGCTGGCCGACCTCCGCGAGCGCGGGCTCGACCTCGATCGGCCCACGCTGTTCGTGATCGACGGCGGGACCGGGCTGCGTAAAGCGCTCCGCGAGTCCATGGGCGCCCTCGCCGTCGTCCAGCGCTGCCAAGTGCACAAGCTTCGCAACGTCCTTGAGCATCTGCCCGAGGCGCTCCGGCCGCGCATCCGCCGCGCCATGACCGAGGCGTACGGGCTGCCCGATGCGGCGCTGGCCAAGCGGCGGCTCACCCAGCTCGCCGACGGGCTCGAGCGCACCCACCCGGGCGCCGCCGCGTCGCTGCGCGAAGGGCTCGACGAGACGCTCACGCTTCCACGCCTCGGCGTCACCGGCGCGCTCTACCGCACGCTGCGCAGCACGAATGCCATCGAGAACCTCAACGGCCTCGTCGGGCGCTTCATCCGCAACGTCCGACGGTGGCGCGACGGGCGCATGCTCGTGCGCTGGATCGCCACCGCCCTCGACGACGCGAAGCGGAGCTTCCGGCGCGTCCGGGGTCACGCCAAACTCGACGCGCTCATCCGCGCTCTCGATGCCGGCGCAGTCGACACCAGGAAGGAGGTCGCGTAG
- a CDS encoding AbrB/MazE/SpoVT family DNA-binding domain-containing protein encodes MALTRIKPKFQVTIPQAAREAVGFKIGDFLEATPTKEGVLLRPKQLVDRKVELDKRLDEALADVKAGRVSKPYKSARALVRDALGRGRERTKNRPLR; translated from the coding sequence ATGGCACTCACACGAATCAAACCGAAGTTTCAGGTCACGATCCCCCAAGCCGCCCGCGAAGCGGTCGGCTTCAAGATCGGCGACTTTCTCGAAGCAACCCCCACGAAGGAGGGCGTCTTGCTGCGTCCGAAGCAGCTCGTGGACCGAAAGGTTGAACTCGACAAGCGGCTCGATGAGGCGTTGGCGGATGTGAAGGCAGGCCGGGTGTCGAAGCCCTACAAGTCGGCGCGAGCCCTCGTCCGCGACGCACTCGGACGCGGACGTGAACGCACGAAGAACCGACCGCTTCGATAG
- a CDS encoding transposase, producing MGGVYVPRSPTTSVLHGVVRAHWSAFAAEVRDRTEGTGLPGFVVQGFRRFLRCGVLSVPHRLRYRLAYDHRLCRTVLGVFVRALRAAYRRQAKRAGLSGGETGTVTSIQRFGESLALAGLMRAAVLGRAALGHRAGRGPQRLGADPDAPWVDRHVPLPAHVEGFDLHAAVRVAAADRPRLWQLCHYLCRPPLGQERLQRLRDGRVALALQRPGPTARRISCSRRRSCSRGSCRWSRGRG from the coding sequence ATGGGCGGCGTGTACGTCCCGCGCTCCCCGACGACGAGCGTGCTCCATGGCGTCGTGCGGGCGCACTGGAGCGCGTTCGCCGCCGAGGTCCGCGACCGGACGGAGGGCACCGGGCTGCCCGGGTTCGTCGTGCAGGGGTTCCGGAGGTTCCTCCGCTGCGGGGTGCTCTCGGTACCGCATCGGCTGCGCTACCGGCTCGCCTACGATCATCGCCTGTGCCGGACGGTGCTGGGCGTGTTCGTGCGGGCGCTGCGCGCGGCCTATCGTCGCCAGGCGAAGCGCGCGGGCTTGTCGGGCGGCGAGACGGGGACCGTCACGAGCATCCAGCGCTTCGGGGAGTCGCTCGCACTGGCGGGGTTGATGCGCGCGGCCGTGCTCGGACGCGCCGCGCTCGGGCACCGCGCCGGCCGCGGGCCGCAGCGCCTCGGCGCCGACCCGGACGCGCCGTGGGTGGATCGGCACGTACCCCTGCCCGCGCACGTCGAGGGTTTCGACCTTCATGCCGCCGTCCGGGTCGCCGCCGCCGATCGCCCCCGCCTGTGGCAGCTCTGTCACTATCTCTGCCGGCCGCCGCTCGGACAGGAGCGGCTCCAGCGGCTCCGCGACGGCCGGGTGGCGCTCGCGCTGCAACGGCCTGGGCCGACGGCACGACGCATCTCGTGTTCACGCCGCCGGAGCTGCTCGCGCGGCTCGTGCCGCTGGTCCCGCGGCCGCGGGTGA
- a CDS encoding DUF2236 domain-containing protein codes for MLEQLKASIVAQIEDGGGRHDEPALYDGEAGDPGLAGGPDGMSWEINGDLASLVVGGTAAIIMEVLHPSVMAGVFTQSSYRTEPLRRARNTLGYVLRTTFGTTPAATRVIEAVKNVHRRIGGTRADGVPYQALDPELIGWVHTCIPWAVMRAYETYNRPLSVEEKDRYLREQAPIGRLAGADWVPESVAELDDYVERMRPHLAMNDQTVEFVGFLAGRVGEQNLGMKERFDRWMGIRASMGLMPEWARRMTGTYYPDVTHRLLFAPSDWLKATVVRWAYPELPCKTMAIRRARQLAVAAA; via the coding sequence ATGCTGGAGCAGCTGAAGGCGAGCATCGTCGCCCAGATCGAGGACGGCGGCGGCCGGCACGACGAGCCGGCCCTCTACGACGGGGAGGCGGGCGATCCCGGCCTCGCCGGCGGGCCGGACGGCATGTCGTGGGAGATCAACGGCGACCTCGCGAGCCTCGTCGTCGGCGGGACCGCGGCCATCATCATGGAGGTGCTGCATCCCTCGGTGATGGCGGGCGTGTTCACGCAGTCGAGCTATCGCACCGAGCCGCTGCGGCGGGCGCGGAACACGCTCGGATACGTCCTGCGCACGACCTTCGGCACCACGCCGGCGGCGACGCGCGTGATCGAGGCCGTCAAGAACGTGCACCGGCGCATCGGGGGCACGCGCGCCGACGGGGTGCCGTATCAGGCGCTCGATCCCGAGCTGATCGGCTGGGTGCACACCTGCATCCCCTGGGCGGTGATGCGCGCCTACGAGACCTACAACCGGCCGCTCTCCGTCGAGGAGAAGGACCGCTACCTGCGCGAGCAGGCGCCGATCGGGCGCCTCGCCGGAGCGGACTGGGTACCCGAGTCGGTCGCCGAGCTCGACGACTACGTCGAGCGCATGCGCCCGCACCTGGCGATGAACGACCAGACGGTGGAGTTCGTCGGCTTCCTCGCCGGGCGCGTCGGCGAGCAGAACCTGGGGATGAAGGAGCGGTTCGACCGCTGGATGGGCATCCGCGCCTCCATGGGGCTCATGCCCGAGTGGGCGCGGCGCATGACGGGGACGTACTACCCCGACGTCACCCACCGCCTGCTGTTCGCGCCGAGCGACTGGCTGAAGGCGACGGTCGTGCGCTGGGCGTATCCCGAGCTGCCGTGCAAGACGATGGCGATCCGGCGCGCGCGACAGCTCGCGGTCGCGGCGGCGTAG
- a CDS encoding helix-turn-helix domain-containing protein: MDPTRNHPPGRAWTVRQVAEYLNVNERTVYRMAERGDLPAFKVGDAWRFRRQDIDAWIERQQKARGVSTALCKRKRGK, translated from the coding sequence GTGGACCCGACGAGAAACCATCCGCCCGGCCGCGCGTGGACCGTCCGGCAGGTAGCCGAATACCTCAACGTCAACGAACGCACGGTCTACCGGATGGCCGAGCGAGGTGACCTACCGGCATTCAAGGTTGGCGATGCCTGGCGCTTCCGGCGCCAGGACATCGACGCATGGATCGAGCGGCAGCAAAAGGCTCGCGGCGTCTCGACCGCGTTGTGCAAACGGAAGCGGGGCAAGTGA
- a CDS encoding sulfatase-like hydrolase/transferase → MPRASSASGRLVAGVGRLTAAAVCLALTVPGLAAAARKKPNILFVIMDDVGIDQMRTFGYAQDNQPRLPNIDAIAEGGVRFRNAWAMPECSPSRVSMFTGRYPLRTGVMTAFLDTDLANSQMSPYETTLPKVLARAGYRSALIGKYHMAGPYNYPSGNLAPRDAGFDYFYGNLEGAPRPIDTTAGGVAAEGTYTCGYVNDAGFGACRFADGTCSDLGSPLDLPSTHPGRTCLEQGGILVPATTCAGGGGPTPDFDAYNGYYVAPLVVIENGVLQDVPTTDPRARAYLTVDQTDAAIAWITQARASGKPWMATVSYSAAHLPVQQVPASIVPEQPPGTGALDCTTVPAARILQNHMTEGLDAEVGRLLTTLGLATRNPDGSLAYDPASSDTMIVVVGDNGTYGLSVKAPFDPSRAKGYAYQTGVWVPLVASGPLVHAKKVGSELGDMVNTVDLYRLFAEIAGVDVDKVVPKSHTVDARPMLPYLKKGKHNEIRKTNFTQIGQNIRAAGTVLWPCVIPSVNVCVQLFTTAGLCESEGGTWYGPDGAAGADGIATCCDVNAQLSQDYALFPIAQWALRDDQYKVVLTEETNCATSMIDLSYGFYAIDDAAPVPALDRAAANLLAQGLTAAQQKAYDTLSQKLDAMLASEPPCSGDGNLDRRVDQKDLNDWTTFLGVGSSVYDLDFDGQTDDADTLLIRANFGARCKVKKGPR, encoded by the coding sequence ATGCCCCGCGCCAGCTCTGCGTCCGGCCGGCTCGTCGCCGGTGTCGGTCGTCTCACCGCCGCCGCCGTTTGCCTCGCCCTGACGGTCCCCGGGCTCGCCGCGGCGGCGCGCAAGAAGCCGAACATCCTCTTCGTCATCATGGACGACGTCGGCATCGATCAGATGCGGACGTTCGGCTACGCGCAGGACAACCAGCCGCGGCTGCCCAACATCGACGCGATCGCCGAGGGCGGGGTACGCTTCCGCAACGCCTGGGCGATGCCGGAATGCTCGCCGAGCCGGGTGTCGATGTTCACCGGGCGCTATCCGCTGCGCACCGGCGTCATGACCGCCTTCCTCGACACCGATCTCGCCAACTCGCAGATGTCGCCGTACGAGACCACGCTGCCGAAGGTGCTCGCCAGGGCCGGCTACCGGAGCGCGCTCATCGGCAAGTACCACATGGCCGGCCCGTACAATTACCCGTCCGGCAACCTGGCGCCGCGCGACGCCGGCTTCGACTACTTCTACGGCAACCTCGAGGGTGCGCCGCGGCCCATCGACACCACCGCCGGCGGCGTCGCCGCCGAGGGCACGTACACCTGCGGCTACGTGAACGATGCCGGCTTCGGTGCGTGCCGCTTCGCCGACGGCACCTGCAGCGACCTCGGGTCCCCGCTCGACCTGCCGAGCACCCACCCGGGTCGCACGTGTCTCGAGCAGGGCGGCATCCTCGTCCCCGCCACGACCTGTGCCGGGGGCGGCGGCCCGACGCCCGACTTCGACGCCTACAACGGCTACTACGTCGCCCCGCTCGTCGTCATCGAGAACGGCGTCCTCCAGGACGTCCCCACCACCGACCCGCGCGCGCGCGCCTACCTCACCGTCGACCAGACGGACGCGGCGATCGCCTGGATCACGCAGGCGCGTGCGTCCGGCAAGCCGTGGATGGCGACGGTCAGCTACTCCGCCGCGCACCTCCCCGTGCAGCAGGTGCCGGCGTCGATCGTCCCCGAGCAGCCGCCGGGCACGGGCGCGCTCGACTGCACCACGGTGCCGGCGGCGCGCATCCTCCAGAACCACATGACCGAGGGCCTCGACGCCGAGGTGGGCCGCCTGCTGACGACGCTCGGCCTCGCCACGCGCAACCCCGACGGCAGCCTCGCCTACGATCCGGCGTCGAGCGACACGATGATCGTCGTCGTCGGCGACAACGGCACCTACGGGCTCAGCGTGAAGGCGCCGTTCGATCCGTCGCGCGCCAAGGGCTACGCCTACCAGACCGGCGTGTGGGTGCCGCTCGTCGCCTCGGGCCCGCTCGTCCACGCGAAGAAGGTGGGGAGCGAGCTCGGCGACATGGTGAACACCGTCGACCTCTACCGTCTCTTCGCCGAGATCGCCGGCGTCGACGTCGACAAGGTGGTGCCGAAGTCGCACACCGTCGATGCGCGGCCGATGCTGCCGTACCTCAAGAAGGGGAAGCACAACGAGATCCGCAAGACGAACTTCACGCAGATCGGCCAGAACATCCGCGCCGCGGGCACCGTGCTGTGGCCGTGCGTGATCCCGTCCGTGAACGTCTGCGTGCAGCTCTTCACGACCGCGGGCCTCTGCGAGTCCGAGGGCGGGACCTGGTACGGGCCGGACGGGGCCGCCGGCGCGGACGGGATCGCCACCTGCTGCGACGTCAACGCGCAGCTGAGCCAGGACTACGCGCTCTTCCCGATCGCGCAGTGGGCGCTGCGCGACGACCAGTACAAGGTCGTGCTCACCGAGGAGACGAACTGCGCCACGAGCATGATCGATCTCTCCTACGGCTTCTACGCGATCGACGACGCCGCTCCGGTGCCGGCGCTCGACCGCGCCGCCGCGAACCTGCTGGCGCAGGGTCTCACCGCCGCCCAGCAGAAGGCGTACGACACGCTCTCGCAGAAGCTCGACGCGATGCTCGCGTCGGAGCCGCCCTGTTCGGGCGACGGCAACCTCGACCGCCGCGTCGACCAGAAGGACCTGAACGACTGGACGACGTTCCTGGGCGTCGGCTCGAGCGTCTACGACCTCGACTTCGACGGCCAGACCGACGACGCCGACACGCTGCTGATCCGCGCCAACTTCGGCGCCAGGTGCAAGGTGAAGAAGGGTCCGAGGTAG
- a CDS encoding FAD-dependent monooxygenase, whose translation MNDDETRRDRSAAGPDRWRIVIVGGGPAGASAAIRLAQVAPELAPRTLILDRADFPRDKPCGGGIARITEDLLDMVDVRVDVPSVWIDELRFLHPAGESDYRRASAFRIVRRRDFDAALLAVARSLGVTVHEGEEVRRLARERDGIRIDTDRATYRADVIVGADGARSRVRRTFVSPHAGATFVALETTAPDARAASGAQGATAVFDFRAVPAGLHGYAWDFPCIRDGVRSINCGVGGIRWTPGRAPGTQLEERLATRGLAFARRHAEGAAVPLYHPASEQSAPRVLLAGDAVGIDPLMGEGISVAVATGFMAGHAAARAVASGDFAFADHARRIAGSPVGERLRRNWMIGPHFYERLRDGHALTIPQDGFV comes from the coding sequence GTGAACGACGACGAGACGCGACGCGACCGCTCCGCTGCCGGCCCCGACCGCTGGCGGATCGTGATCGTCGGCGGAGGACCCGCCGGGGCCTCCGCGGCCATCCGCCTGGCGCAGGTCGCGCCCGAGCTCGCGCCGCGCACGCTGATCCTCGATCGCGCCGACTTCCCCCGCGACAAGCCCTGCGGCGGCGGCATCGCCCGGATCACCGAGGACCTGCTCGACATGGTGGACGTCCGCGTCGACGTCCCCTCGGTGTGGATCGACGAGCTGCGCTTCCTGCATCCGGCCGGCGAGTCCGACTACCGTCGTGCGAGCGCCTTCCGCATCGTTCGCCGCCGGGACTTCGACGCCGCGCTCCTCGCCGTGGCCCGCTCGCTGGGCGTCACCGTGCACGAGGGCGAGGAGGTCCGCCGCCTCGCACGCGAGCGCGACGGCATCCGCATCGACACCGATCGCGCCACCTACCGTGCCGACGTGATCGTCGGCGCCGACGGCGCCCGGAGCCGCGTCCGCCGGACCTTCGTCTCCCCGCACGCCGGCGCGACCTTCGTCGCGCTGGAGACGACGGCACCCGACGCACGCGCCGCGAGCGGCGCGCAGGGCGCCACTGCCGTCTTCGACTTCCGCGCCGTCCCGGCCGGGCTCCACGGCTATGCCTGGGACTTCCCGTGCATCCGCGACGGCGTGCGGTCGATCAACTGCGGCGTCGGCGGCATCCGCTGGACGCCGGGCCGCGCGCCCGGCACGCAGCTGGAGGAGCGGCTCGCGACCCGCGGCCTCGCGTTCGCACGGCGGCACGCGGAGGGCGCGGCCGTGCCGCTCTATCACCCGGCCAGCGAGCAGAGCGCGCCGCGCGTGCTGCTCGCCGGCGACGCCGTGGGCATCGACCCCCTCATGGGCGAGGGCATCTCGGTCGCCGTGGCGACCGGGTTCATGGCCGGCCATGCGGCCGCCAGGGCCGTCGCCAGCGGCGACTTCGCCTTCGCGGACCATGCGCGCCGCATCGCCGGCAGCCCGGTCGGCGAACGCCTCCGGCGCAACTGGATGATCGGCCCCCACTTCTACGAGCGTCTGCGGGACGGACACGCGCTCACCATCCCGCAGGACGGGTTCGTGTAA